Proteins from one Methanococcus maripaludis C5 genomic window:
- a CDS encoding M48 family metallopeptidase, producing the protein MIKSVEIVKKDIKNMYLSVNPDCSVILKAPINTPDSFIESFLKKKESWIEKQVTHFKSMGTVTAEKRYVSGESFKYLGKNYRLKVHKSTEERVSLYRGYIHLYVADKEDLDKKKQLIENWYTTKSKEKLFEIFIENYSKVTNNIPKFAVRKMKKRWGSCNSEKNKIILNEKLIEKPKYCIEYVVFHELAHLKHPNHSRGFYNYLTYLMPDWEFRRERLNEVN; encoded by the coding sequence ATGATAAAATCTGTTGAAATAGTAAAAAAAGACATCAAAAATATGTATTTATCCGTAAATCCTGACTGTTCTGTAATTTTGAAAGCTCCAATAAATACCCCTGATTCATTTATTGAATCATTTTTAAAGAAAAAAGAGTCTTGGATTGAAAAACAAGTAACTCATTTCAAATCAATGGGAACTGTAACTGCGGAAAAAAGGTACGTTAGCGGGGAGTCTTTCAAATACCTTGGAAAAAATTACCGTTTGAAAGTGCATAAATCCACCGAAGAAAGAGTAAGCCTCTATCGAGGATATATTCATCTGTATGTGGCAGATAAGGAAGACCTAGATAAAAAAAAGCAGCTTATCGAAAACTGGTATACCACTAAATCCAAAGAAAAGCTCTTTGAAATTTTTATTGAAAACTATTCAAAAGTTACGAATAATATCCCAAAATTTGCAGTTCGGAAAATGAAGAAAAGGTGGGGTTCTTGCAATTCTGAAAAGAACAAGATCATTTTAAATGAAAAACTGATCGAAAAACCAAAATACTGCATCGAGTATGTCGTATTTCATGAACTTGCTCATTTAAAACATCCAAATCACAGTAGGGGATTTTATAATTACTTAACGTATTTAATGCCTGATTGGGAATTTAGGCGTGAACGGTTGAATGAAGTTAATTAA